In a single window of the Amycolatopsis sp. cg5 genome:
- a CDS encoding GDSL-type esterase/lipase family protein — protein MRKLKWQWGVPALLFVGALVAVFVLAGPESQVGRPNPRQGPPGTGPLTLVAMGDSTVSGEGAGSYTPETNGTNGDWCHRSPNAFVNLTKLTGIDARINLACSGAPAAQVGSGDVKQWTEPSQAGQLAALLKDHRVTAIVVAVGANDDPHFSALVNGCFKAWFSASGPPCSEAIRKTWQSTVDAMVPKVVNALGDIKKVLADAGYVPSDYQLVLQSYAAPIGPGIPESLRTLNGCPFRVEDLAWVSQEAVKSLATGLKLAAKQAGARFLDLSRSGGGHEACSGGADMGREWFTRLTLQLQDLKDLERAPHALQESFHPNAAGHAQMARCLSEFLGTPDGNAACLAGTDGNLHPAPEVTAN, from the coding sequence ATGCGCAAGCTGAAGTGGCAATGGGGGGTGCCCGCCCTGCTGTTCGTGGGCGCGCTCGTGGCGGTGTTCGTGCTGGCCGGGCCGGAGAGCCAGGTCGGCAGACCCAACCCAAGACAAGGACCGCCCGGCACCGGGCCGCTGACACTGGTGGCGATGGGCGACAGCACCGTGTCCGGCGAGGGCGCGGGCTCCTACACCCCGGAGACCAACGGCACCAACGGCGACTGGTGTCACCGCTCGCCCAACGCGTTCGTCAACCTCACCAAGCTCACCGGCATCGACGCCAGGATCAACCTCGCCTGCTCCGGCGCGCCCGCCGCGCAGGTCGGTTCCGGCGACGTGAAGCAGTGGACGGAGCCGTCGCAGGCAGGCCAGCTGGCCGCGCTGCTCAAGGACCACCGGGTCACCGCCATCGTGGTCGCCGTCGGGGCCAACGACGACCCGCACTTCTCCGCGCTGGTCAACGGCTGCTTCAAGGCCTGGTTCTCGGCGAGCGGACCGCCCTGCAGCGAGGCGATCCGCAAGACCTGGCAGTCCACTGTGGACGCGATGGTGCCCAAGGTGGTCAACGCGCTCGGCGACATCAAGAAGGTGCTCGCGGACGCGGGCTACGTGCCGTCGGACTACCAACTGGTGCTCCAGTCCTACGCCGCCCCGATCGGCCCCGGCATCCCGGAGAGCCTCCGCACGCTCAACGGCTGCCCGTTCCGCGTCGAGGATCTCGCCTGGGTCAGCCAGGAAGCGGTCAAGTCACTCGCGACCGGCCTCAAACTGGCCGCGAAGCAAGCGGGCGCACGGTTCCTGGACCTTTCGCGCTCCGGTGGCGGCCATGAGGCGTGCAGCGGCGGAGCCGACATGGGCCGCGAGTGGTTCACCCGGCTGACGTTGCAGCTGCAGGACCTCAAGGACCTCGAACGCGCCCCGCACGCGCTGCAGGAGTCCTTCCACCCCAACGCCGCCGGGCACGCCCAGATGGCGCGCTGCCTCAGCGAGTTCCTCGGCACGCCGGACGGCAACGCCGCGTGCCTCGCGGGCACCGACGGCAACCTCCACCCGGCGCCCGAGGTCACCGCCAACTGA